The proteins below come from a single Candidozyma auris chromosome 3, complete sequence genomic window:
- a CDS encoding aldo/keto reductase, with the protein MTKSLQLNIPGPKLTTKSGNSVRIGTGAGTKWQHLKKGREEGLKKTILTQLVDSLVEAIHNGFRHIDTAEIYTTHPEVAAAIAKSGVPREDLFVTTKYNPGIEPQPAVFPSATEWIDAALKDLGIEYLDAVLIHFPFFDPKFANGQTLESVWRDFIAAKKAGKVRYIGVSNSAVEHIESLINVAAGDPDGYPQINQIEFHPYLQNQSPNILKYCHENNILVEAYGPLSPLFRIVKDGKNVEDHPLKSILPDLSEKYQRTEAQILLRYTLQKGNLPITTSSKPERQKEALAVYEFALEDGDVALIDKVGSEFEFRGFMVQFY; encoded by the coding sequence ATGACAAAATCCTTACAACTAAACATTCCTGGGCCAAAGCTCACTACAAAATCGGGGAATTCTGTTAGAATTGGTACTGGAGCAGGCACAAAATGGCAGCACCTCAAGAAAGGCAGAGAGGAAggtttgaagaaaaccATCTTGACGCAATTGGTAGACAGCCTTGTCGAGGCAATCCACAATGGTTTCAGACACATTGATACTGCTGAGATATACACCACTCACCCTGAAGTGGCTGCTGcgattgcaaaaagtggGGTGCCTCGAGAGGATTTATTTGTCACCACTAAGTACAATCCTGGTATCGAACCACAACCGGCTGTTTTCCCGAGCGCCACCGAGTGGATTGATGCAGCGCTCAAGGACTTGGGAATTGAGTATCTTGATGCAGTTTTGATCCATTTCCCGTTCTTCGATCCCAAGTTCGCCAATGGACAGACCCTTGAATCAGTTTGGCGTGATTTTATTGCAGCGAAAAAAGCAGGCAAAGTGCGCTACATTGGTGTCTCGAATTCTGCGGTGGAGCACATAGAGTCGTTGATTAATGTTGCAGCAGGAGATCCCGACGGATATCCACAGATCAATCAGATCGAGTTTCACCCATACTTGCAAAACCAAAGCCccaacatcttgaagtacTGCCATGAGAACAACATCTTGGTCGAGGCTTATGGTCCGTTGTCACCGCTCTTCAGGATCGTCAAGGATGGGAAGAATGTGGAGGATCACCCACTCAAGAGCATTTTGCCCGACCTTTCAGAGAAATACCAGCGTACCGAAGCACAAATCTTGTTAAGATACACCTTGCAGAAAGGTAACCTCCCCATCACTACGTCGTCGAAACCTGAACGGCAAAAAGAGGCGTTGGCGGTGTACGAGTTCGCCCTCGAGGATGGAGACGTGGCCTTGATAGACAAGGTAGGCTCTGAGTTCGAGTTTAGAGGATTCATGGTTCAGTTTTATTAG
- the TSA1B gene encoding Tsa1bp, translated as MTAIIQKPAPSFKKTAVVDGVFEEVSLEQYKGKWVLLAFIPLAFTFVCPTEIIAYSDAVKKFADKDVQVLFASTDSEYSLLAWTNVARKDGGLGPVNIPLLADTNHTLSRDYGVLIEEEGVALRGIFLIDPKGVLRQITINDLPVGRSVDESLRLVDAFQFTEKYGEVCPANWQEGSETIKPDVKNSKEYFGKVNK; from the coding sequence ATGACCGCTATCATCCAGAAGCCAGCTCcatctttcaagaagaccgCCGTTGTCGACGGTGTTTTCGAGGAAGTCTCCCTCGAGCAGTACAAGGGCAAGTGGGTGCTTTTGGCCTTCATCCCATTGGCCTTCACCTTCGTGTGTCCAACCGAGATCATTGCCTACTCCGACGCCGTCAAGAAGTTCGCTGACAAGGACGTCCAGGTGTTGTTTGCCTCGACTGATTCGGAGTATTCCTTGTTGGCCTGGACCAATGTCGCCAGAAAGGACGGTGGCTTGGGCCCTGTCAACATCCCATTGCTTGCCGACACCAACCACACTCTCTCCAGAGACTACGGTGTGTTGATTGAGGAGGAGGGTGTTGCCTTGAGAGGTATCTTCTTGATTGACCCTAAGGGTGTCTTGAGACAGATCACCATCAACGACTTGCCTGTCGGTAGATCCGTGGACGAGTCCTTGAGATTGGTTGACGCCTTCCAGTTTACCGAGAAGTACGGTGAGGTGTGCCCAGCCAACTGGCAGGAGGGTTCTGAGACCATCAAGCCTGACGTGAAGAACTCCAAGGAGTACTTCGGCAAGGTCAACAAATAA
- the HNT2 gene encoding bis(5'-adenosyl)-triphosphatase, whose protein sequence is MTKETLFYQFAVESQVFFKSKYTYALVNIKPLVPGHVLVVPLRTSVLRFGDLTPSESTDYMNSLQLIQGLIRKVYKADALNIAIQDGPEAGQSVPHLHTHLIPRYKTDGYGDGIYQRLEKTDLAAAYEDFFARKEVFQKEGGFKAPDDASRSPRSAEEMAKEADFLRAELEKYEAEVAAEN, encoded by the coding sequence ATGACCAAGGAAACGCTCTTCTACCAGTTTGCCGTAGAGTCCCaggtcttcttcaagtccaagtACACCTATGCCTTAGTCAACATCAAACCCTTGGTGCCGGGCCACGTTCTTGTGGTGCCTCTCAGAACTAGCGTGCTTCGATTTGGCGACTTGACACCCTCGGAGTCCACCGACTACATGAACTCGTTGCAGCTCATCCAGGGACTCATACGAAAAGTGTATAAAGCAGACGCTCTCAACATCGCCATCCAGGATGGGCCTGAAGCTGGCCAGTCGGTTCCCCATCTCCATACTCACTTGATTCCTAGGTACAAGACTGACGGGTACGGCGATGGGATATACCAGAGATTGGAAAAGACAGACTTGGCTGCTGCATATGAGGACTTTTTTGCTAGAAAGGAAGTGTTTCAGAAAGAAGGCGGGTTCAAGGCCCCAGACGACGCCTCAAGGAGCCCTAGAAGCGCAGAGGAAATGGCCAAGGAGGCGGACTTCTTGAGGGCGGAGCTTGAAAAGTACGAAGCTGAGGTTGCTGCTGAGAATTAG
- the SEC18 gene encoding AAA family ATPase SEC18 — protein sequence MMEKLGFHKVSNNPGPGNPVIHHNQPPHHQPKVVPFNRMMLKVDNAPGNNVALANLIALNPKDVPQASDGQHVLLDRTFVYSIQKTPDQPQGTVGLAGHVRRWCKTSLGQPVSIESFNLFEQPGDNTHYLGEVDLVIDFLSSSKARDVHLSEEKLAEVFKAKFENQILQPSQPVVMDFEGFIFIAYVHGVQVIDLAQLGSSERTMSEDLGTKGILIKSTNINFFGAENTRIKLIKKRGAKTSLANKPRANPIINPDFKLENMGIGGLDTEFQQIFRRAFASRIISPDLVENLGLRHVKGLLLYGPPGTGKTLIARQIGKMLNVKEPKIVNGPEMLSKYVGSSEENIRNLFKEAEQEYKLKGESSQLHIIIFDELDSVFKQRGSRGDGTGVGDNVVNQLLAKMDGVDQLNNILIIGMTNRLDLIDNALLRPGRFEIQIEISLPDEKGRKDILLIHTKKMKDNDLLGDDVDFDELASLTKNFTGAELEGLVNSASSFAINQYTKSENIAKVDQNIAKMKLTRNEFLLALNEVKPAFGVNEEDLNLNFPYGVIEYNRRIHSIFERLTSYIEEVKNSDSERLISVLLHGEPGVGKTAIASMIALQSEFPYIKMLSAENLVGMSEAMKIATIDNTFRDIYKSPLNVLVIDKIETLINYVPIGPRFSNEILQMLIVNLNKKPPGGRRLLIIGTTSQYSVLKHMTLAENFTKTIEVKKITEISEVKAVFDEMNFMSPGEREQVLEQLSRYGDGKLDIGIKTLIQVMNNCKYLKADVNLAVENILEAQLQ from the coding sequence ATGATGGAAAAATTAGGTTTTCACAAGGTTTCGAATAACCCTGGCCCGGGAAATCCGGTGATTCATCACAATCAGCCCCCGCATCATCAACCGAAAGTCGTACCTTTCAATAGAATGATGTTGAAAGTTGACAATGCTCCAGGCAACAATGTcgccttggccaacttgatTGCCTTGAACCCAAAGGACGTTCCTCAAGCTTCAGACGGACAACACGTTTTGTTGGACAGAACTTTCGTTTACAGCATACAAAAGACCCCAGATCAACCCCAGGGCACTGTCGGGTTAGCTGGACACGTGAGAAGATGGTGCAAGACATCCTTAGGGCAGCCTGTTCTGATCGAATCATTTAACCTCTTTGAGCAGCCAGGAGATAATACTCATTATCTTGGAGAGGTTGATTTGGTCATCGACTTTCTTAGTTCTTCAAAGGCTAGAGACGTGCACTTGAGCgaagagaagcttgctGAGGTGTTCAAAGCCAAGTTTGAGAATcagattttgcaaccatccCAGCCGGTGGTAATGGACTTTGAAGGTTTTATTTTCATTGCTTATGTTCACGGCGTTCAGGTGATTGACTTGGCTCAATTGGGTTCCTCAGAAAGAACAATGTCCGAGGACTTAGGCACTAAGGGTATTTTGATCAAAAGCACCAACATCAATTTTTTCGGTGCCGAAAACACAAGGatcaaattgatcaagaaaagaggaGCCAAGACTTCGTTGGCAAACAAGCCTCGTGCCAACCCTATTATCAATCCTGACTTCAAGTTAGAAAACATGGGAATTGGTGGTTTGGATACCGAATTCCAGCAAATCTTCCGTAGGGCTTTCGCCTCACGTATCATCTCACCAGACCTTGTGGAGAACTTGGGTTTGCGCCACGTAAAGGGCCTTTTGCTTTACGGTCCACCCGGTACTGGTAAGACGTTGATCGCTCGCCAGATCGGAAAAATGTTGAACGTTAAGGAACCCAAGATTGTCAATGGTCCAGAAATGCTCCTGAAATATGTTGGTTCCTCAGAAGAAAACATcagaaacttgttcaaggaaGCAGAACAGGAGTACAAGCTCAAGGGTGAGTCTTCCCAATTGCACATCATTATTTTTGACGAGTTGGATTCTGTATTCAAACAAAGAGGCAGTCGTGGTGATGGCACTGGTGTGGGCGACAATGTGGTCAATCAGCTTTTGGCTAAGATGGACGGTGTGGACCAATTGAATAATATATTGATTATTGGTATGACAAATCGATTGGACTTGATCGATAACGCTCTTTTACGTCCTGGTCGTTTTGAGATCCAAATTGAGATCTCGTTGCCCGATGAGAAGGGACGTAAAGACATCTTGTTGATTCacaccaaaaaaatgaaggaCAATGACTTACTCGGAGATGATGTCGACTTTGACGAATTGGCCAGCTTGACCAAGAACTTCACCGGTGCTGAATTGGAAGGGTTGGTTAACTCTGCTTCATCTTTCGCCATAAATCAGTACACTAAGAGTGAGAATATCGCCAAAGTTGACCAGAACATTGCCAAGATGAAATTGACACGGAACGAGTTTTTGCTTGCTCTCAACGAAGTCAAGCCCGCGTTTGGTgtgaatgaagaagacttgaacttgaattTCCCTTACGGTGTCATTGAGTACAACAGACGTATCCACTCTATTTTCGAAAGATTAACGTCTtatattgaagaagtcaagaaTTCTGATTCTGAGAGACTTATTAGTGTGTTATTGCACGGCGAGCCTGGCGTTGGTAAGACAGCAATTGCGTCGATGATAGCGCTACAATCCGAGTTCCCATATATCAAGATGCTCAGCGCTGAAAACTTGGTTGGCATGTCGGAGGCGATGAAGATTGCAACCATTGACAACACGTTTAGAGACATTTACAAATCACCACTCAACGTTTTGGTTATAGACAAGATTGAGACGTTGATCAACTACGTTCCCATTGGCCCACGTTTCTCCAATGAGATTTTACAGATGTTGATTGTAaacttgaacaaaaagCCACCGGGAGGACGCAGATTGCTCATCATAGGTACAACATCGCAGTACTCCGTGTTGAAGCACATGACCTTGGCTGAAAACTTCACCAAGACGATTGAGGTTAAGAAAATCACGGAAATCTCGGAGGTGAAAGCTGTGTTCGACGAAATGAACTTTATGCTGCCCGGAGAAAGAGAGCAAGTGCTTGAACAATTGAGTCGTTACGGGGACGGCAAGTTGGACATTGGAATCAAGACCTTGATACAGGTGATGAACAACTGCAAGTACCTCAAGGCCGATGTCAACTTGGCCGTAGAAAACATTCTCGAAGCACAGCTCCAATGA